The Anopheles merus strain MAF chromosome 2L, AmerM5.1, whole genome shotgun sequence genome has a segment encoding these proteins:
- the LOC121593689 gene encoding putative nuclease HARBI1: MIICDHLMKIRYVNAKFGGANHDSHIWNVSGMDNFFETKHRRGETAFNLLGDAGYPSKPWLITPKRNPAPNTPEAAFNKNHSLGREIVERTIGLLKNRFRCLLGARQLHYTPVKATQITNVCCILHNMCIAYGLEEPSSDE; encoded by the exons ATGATT ATTTGCGACCATCTCATGAAAATTCGTTATGTGAATGCCAAATTCGGAGGAGCTAATCACGATTCACATATTTGGAATGTAAGTGGAATGGACAACTTTTTCGAAACAAAACATCGACGCGGAGAAACTGCATTCAATCTACTAG GTGATGCTGGATACCCGTCAAAACCGTGGTTAATAACACCAAAACGTAATCCTGCTCCAAACACACCAGAAGCTGCCTTTAATAAAAACCATTCTTTAGGTAGAGAAATAGTGGAGCGCACGATCGGGTTGCTCAAAAATAGATTCAGATGTTTGTTAGGTGCTCGACAGTTGCACTACACCCCGGTAAAAGCAACTCAAATAACGAACGTATGTTGTATCTTACACAACATGTGCATTGCGTATGGATTGGAAGAGCCAAGCTCAGATGAATAA
- the LOC121591489 gene encoding myb-like protein D: MNNKDARTSRTQYQQMVDELEKVPDIARGMYKGDQTAFWEEMAEHLNALGPPIRTGATWKRVWFDYKCAVKKKLRVNKASLLATGGGPFQQRPLNDVEERVANLTNLKATIEGNSGRSWGNLNNNYDNNNNNNNNNNSNNNNSSNNSSQLLPIGNNEEPNSGSGAPNNGSETPNNEEQNPITAKARQKRSRKRQNTEAVLRQNQQLLNLMKENIEAQK, encoded by the exons at GAATAACAAAGACGCCCGCACATCGCGAACACAGTACCAACAAATGGTAGATGAGTTGGAAAAGGTCCCTGACATCGCCAGAGGGATGTATAAAGGTGACCAGACCGCTTTCTGGGAGGAAATGGCTGAGCACCTTAACGCCCTGGGACCGCCGATAAGAACGGGTGCAACGTGGAAGAGG GTTTGGTTTGATTATAAATGtgcggtgaaaaaaaaactccgtgTGAACAAAGCGTCTTTGTTGGCCACTGGTGGCGGCCCGTTTCAGCAAAGGCCATTAAACGACGTGGAAGAAAGAGTGGCCAATTTGACGAACTTGAAGGCCACCATAGAAGGGAATTCAGGCCGCTCTTGGGGCAATTTAAACAACaactatgacaacaacaacaacaacaacaacaacaacaacagcaacaacaacaacagcagcaacaacagcagccaaTTGTTGCCAATCGGCAACAACGAGGAGCCAAACAGCGGCAGCGGGGCGCCAAACAACGGCAGCGAGACACCGAACAATGAGGAGCAAAATCCTATAACGGCAAAAGCTCGTCAAAAAAGGAGTCGTAAGCGACAAAACACGGAAGCGGTGTTGCGGCAAAACCAACAGCTTCTTAATCtaatgaaagaaaacattGAAGCTCAAAAATAG